TTCACACAAGGAATGCGCTTAACAAATCCCCAAGCAAAAGTTAAGGTACTTTGGGTACAAAGTTGGTACGATCCATCTAAAGAAAGAGAAGCAGCTATTGCTTTGGTCAATTCCGGTGCAGATGTACTGACCCAGCATACCGACTCTAGCGCTGTTGTCCAATTAGCTGAGGAAAAAGGCATTTATGCTTTTGGCTACAACAGTGATATGAGTAAGTTTGCTCAAAAAGCCCACCTGACATCAATTATTAACAAATGGGGCAAGTTCTATACAGATAAAGCCTTAGCTGTAATGAGTAATACTTGGAAATCTCAAAACGTTTGGGATGGCATTGGTCAAGGAATAGTGGATATTTCACCGATGAATCAGGCGATTCCGGTAGAGGTACAACAACTAGTGAATGCGAAGCGCGATGAGTTTATTCAGGGTACTGCACATCCTTTTGATGGCCCGGTGAAAGACCAAAAAGGGGTGGTGCGAGTGCCAAAAGGTAAGGTGTTGGAAGATCGAGGACAATTGGCGATGGATTGGTATGTTGAGGGAGTTGAAGGCTCAATTCCCCAGAGGAAACTATAGTAAGCAATTTTACCGTTAGCGTTAACCTAGCGTCTTATAGAGAAACGGCAATTATAGGAGAAGTCCAGATACTACCCTTTGAATTATCTATGATCCATGCGATCGCAAACCGCTATAGAGAGTTAAGAGTAAAAAGTTAGGAGTTGGGAGTTGTTCTTTTCATATCACTCATCCCCCCCACTCTGTCTACTATTACAAGAGGTAAAGATTAAGTAGCAACTTTGGCAACTGCGGAGACAATATAGAGTATCTTCTAAGAATTTAGCAAAGTTATAAGCATTGGAGCAAAGCAAATGAATGCTAAACTGATCGCTTTCTCTGGCTTTGTGACGGTATTTTTGGGTGCAGGAATTGGTTTTATTGCTGCTAATTTACTTCCTTGCCCCTACACGAGTCAAATGTATCAAGATTTAGAGCAAAAATACGTCCTTGTAGGTGCAGTTGCTGGTTTGCTAATTGGTTCTAGTCAGGAAATGATTAGAGAACTCAAGCAAGAGCGGGATGCGGAAGAAGACTTGCTCCAGGATTTAAATAAAGCTATTCACTCAAGTAAAAACCCAAAAAATTACTGAGATGTTAGAGGTTGTTTGAAAAGTGTTTTGCCGTGACTTTGGCATAAGCCAGAAAGCCCTCATTGTAGAGACGCGATTTATCCCGTCTAAAAGACTGATACGTTAGAGAGACGCGATAAATCGCCGTCTCTACAGAGAATGTACTCGTCAATTATTCCTTATTTACATAGAAAGAATAGCCTCCGGCTACTCCGTTGGAGAAATTGTAGAGTAGCCGCTTTGCGTCTAGATAAATTGCCCAATTGCCCCTACAATGGGATTTTTTTGTTGGAATGTCCCTAAATAAGAGTCTGAAACTCTCTAGGAGAGGCTGCGCGAACAATTTTAAATTAATTAATAGTTTTGTTAAATTAGCAGTAGCAGAGTTATCAATTAAAAGCTTTCTTCAAATTTTCTGGCTGCGTTACTGCCAAATATTGAGCTGACATTTCCGGTGTGAGTAGTTCTAGCATGACTGTGTTTTCCAACCAGAACTCCATAACATCAAAAAAAGAGTCGCGGTTACAACGTAACACTCTCCAACCTTCACGTTTACCAATCAACTCAATTTTTTCTTGACTAGAAGAAACTGAAATTGCTGCATGAGTAGCTGTAAACCCAGAAGAACTGGCATTTTCTGCAAATGTACACTGGTTATCTCCTTCCCCAGGCATTAGCTGAGTTTTTAACGGGTAAACTTCAATCCCTGTTCCATATTCGTCAAATGGAAAAACCATATAGCTGCCTGGGTGAGGGAAAAAGGGAAAAGCTTGGCCATTCAAGACTTCAGCTAAAACCTCGGCAACGTGCTGGGGGTTTCTAACAGAAATAGATATGTGATGAATCATACTTAATTACCTCGTACCCCATAATCAGAATGAGGCTTATAAATTTTTTGTTTTGTGGAGTGCTTATCTTCCACGAGTAGCTTAATTATCTTTCATCCCATTTTAATTAATTTATGCAGAGAATAAAAAAATTTCCTTTTGATTGAATTTGGAAAACCTCTGCTTCTATTCCTCTATCCTAGTAAGTGATGGCTATCCCAGACGCTTTCATATCCTCCCAACTCACTCTAAGTTGGCATCTATCACTATCACTTATGGCAATACTCTATTAAACTGCAAAAAAATCCTAACCTGGCAAAGATATACACGAAAGGTAGGGGCAATTCATGAATTGCCCCTACCTGAAAATCTTTCTTTTCGGCTATTGTTTACGTAAGCTCTGTATTTGATAATTACACTTCAATATGAGATACCAAGTAGGAGGTAGTCTCCGCAGTGACGATCCCACGTATATTATCCGTGACGCAGACGAAAAACTTTATACTAGCCTGAAAGCTGGGGATTTTTGTTACGTTTTCAACTCTCGCCAGATGGGTAAGTCATCTTTACTCCAGCGCACCAGTTATCGTCTTAAAGAAGAAGGCTATAGCTGCGTTTATTTGGATATGACTATCTTAGGTATTGAGGATACTACACCAGAACAATGGTACAAAGGCATCATTATTAGCTTGTTCTACAGCTTAAATTTAGCAGAACAGATCAACTTTAAAGGTTGGTGGGAGACGCAAAAAGGTATTTCCTCAGTACAAAAACTACACTGTTTTGTTGAAGAAGTTTTACTACCCAACGCCAAAGCCGAACGCATTTTCATCTTTATTGATGAGATTGATAGCCTGCTTAGTTTAAGTTTCCCAATTAACGACTTTTTTGCTTGGATTCGTCAATGCTATAACCAGCGGCCAGAGAATTCAAACTTTAATCGTTTGGGATTTGCACTATTTGGTGTAGCTAGTCCTTCCGACCTCATCGCTGATAAAGGCCGCACACCCTTTAACCTTGGTAAAGCAATTGAGTTACACGGCTTTCAACTCTATGAAGCTACTCCTCTGCTTCAAGGAGTAAAGGAAGTAGTCAGTCAACCACAAGCAATACTGCAAGAAATTATTCATTGGACAGAGGGACAACCGTTTCTCACACAAAAACTTTGTAACTTAGTTATTCAAATTGCTGCTGAAAATGCTACAGGAATGATTAGCCTCATTCCAGGTACAGAAGCATTTTGGATTGAGCAATTAGTGAAAACGCATATTATTCAAAATTGGCAATCACAAGACGAACCAGAACATCTACGTACTATAAGAGATCGCCTATTATTCAACGACCAACGAGCAGGGAGGTTGTTGGGTATTTATCAAAAGGTGTTGCAAGCAGAGGAGCAGTTTAGTAGTGGAGGCTTCCCCCAGAAGGAAATGTCATCGAGTAGGGGAGAAGAGTTTTTCACTTTGCCTCATCTTCCTGTTCCGATTGATGATAGTCGAGAACAAACAGAGCTTTTGTTATCTGGTTTAGTAGAGAAACACAACGGCTATCTCAAAATTAAAAATCCCATCTATCGGAGTGTTTTCAATACCGAATGGGTGTTAAAACAATTAGACAATCTCCGCCCTTATTCGCAGACATTTAATGCTTGGGTAGCATCAGGATATAAAGATGAATCGCGTTTATTGCGAGGACAGGCTCTCAGAGATACTCAAAATTGGATACAGGGCAAAAGTCTAAGCGATTGGGATTATCAATTTTTAGCCGCAAGTCAAGAATGCGAACAGCGCGAAGTGCAAACAGCATTAGAGGCAGCACGGGCGAAAGAGGTAGAAGCACGACTAGCACAGGAGCAAAAAACTGCTAAATTTCAAAGGTTTTTACTAGTTGCTGTGTGTATTGGTTTGCTCGTCTCCAGCATTTTGGGGGTGGGAAGTTTCATTATGTATCGTCAAACCAAAAAAAGCGAAAGTCAAGCTAAGAGCAGCGAAATTCGAGCGCTTGTATCTTCTTCTGCTGGACTGTTTGCTTCCCAACGGAGGTTAGATGCACTTGTAGAAGCAATCAAAGCCAAAGACAGACTGCACAAGCTAGGAACAACTAACTCAAATCTTGCACCTCAAGTTGAAAACGCACTTAGGCAAGCAGTTTATGGAGCAGATGAATACAATCGGTTTTCCGATCATACAGCAAGTGTTATGGCGGTAGATGTTAGTCCTGATAGTTCTTTAATTGCCTCAGCCAGTATAGATAATACAGTTAAGCTTTGGCGACGTGATGGTACAGAAGTTGCAACTCTCAAAGGTCATAAGGGAGCAGTTAGGGCAGTAGATTTTAGTTCTAACGGTCAAATACTGGCCTCGGCAGGTGAAGATGGCACTATTAAACTCTGGAAGCT
The Nostoc punctiforme PCC 73102 genome window above contains:
- a CDS encoding BMP family ABC transporter substrate-binding protein, coding for MDRRNFLKYVTLAGSSFALTSCVQGKNSKLPGEESPSASPVAVNEPLKVGFVYVGPVGNFGWTYAHDLGRRDMEANLNDKVKTTFVENVNEGADAERIIRQLALDGNKLIFTTSFGYMNPTIKVAKDFGDVIFEHCAGYKRATNVGTYLGRFEEPRYLTGMIAGKMTKSNVVGFIGAYPIPEVIRGISAFTQGMRLTNPQAKVKVLWVQSWYDPSKEREAAIALVNSGADVLTQHTDSSAVVQLAEEKGIYAFGYNSDMSKFAQKAHLTSIINKWGKFYTDKALAVMSNTWKSQNVWDGIGQGIVDISPMNQAIPVEVQQLVNAKRDEFIQGTAHPFDGPVKDQKGVVRVPKGKVLEDRGQLAMDWYVEGVEGSIPQRKL
- a CDS encoding AAA-like domain-containing protein, producing the protein MRYQVGGSLRSDDPTYIIRDADEKLYTSLKAGDFCYVFNSRQMGKSSLLQRTSYRLKEEGYSCVYLDMTILGIEDTTPEQWYKGIIISLFYSLNLAEQINFKGWWETQKGISSVQKLHCFVEEVLLPNAKAERIFIFIDEIDSLLSLSFPINDFFAWIRQCYNQRPENSNFNRLGFALFGVASPSDLIADKGRTPFNLGKAIELHGFQLYEATPLLQGVKEVVSQPQAILQEIIHWTEGQPFLTQKLCNLVIQIAAENATGMISLIPGTEAFWIEQLVKTHIIQNWQSQDEPEHLRTIRDRLLFNDQRAGRLLGIYQKVLQAEEQFSSGGFPQKEMSSSRGEEFFTLPHLPVPIDDSREQTELLLSGLVEKHNGYLKIKNPIYRSVFNTEWVLKQLDNLRPYSQTFNAWVASGYKDESRLLRGQALRDTQNWIQGKSLSDWDYQFLAASQECEQREVQTALEAARAKEVEARLAQEQKTAKFQRFLLVAVCIGLLVSSILGVGSFIMYRQTKKSESQAKSSEIRALVSSSAGLFASQRRLDALVEAIKAKDRLHKLGTTNSNLAPQVENALRQAVYGADEYNRFSDHTASVMAVDVSPDSSLIASASIDNTVKLWRRDGTEVATLKGHKGAVRAVDFSSNGQILASAGEDGTIKLWKLDGTLLKTFKGHTASVWGIAFSPDGQFIASASWDATVKLWKRDGTLLKTFQGSKGAFWGVAFSPDGQTIAAASLDRTVKLWKRDDSGWQNAKPVQTLQGHTAWVVGVAFSPDGQTIASASEDRTVKLWRRDSISKSYRLDKTLQGHDAGISGVAFSPDGQTIASASLDKTIKLWNIDGTQLRTLRGHSASVWGVTFSPDGSFIASAGAENVVRLWQSQNPFQKSIVAHKAGIWSIAIASDSSTIATTSHENMVKFWSSQGKLLKTLTESKGEVSEVSFSGDDNLIALFTSDDTVKIKKRDGTLIASYKSHHSKLTSGVFSPDGQTIAMAGVDKNVQISRRDRLWPGVAHRAATLQILKGHQAEVWHVVFSPDGKLVASASGDNTAKLWTLDGNLFRTLVGHSAAVWRVVFSQDSKMLATGSGDNTVKLWTLDGKLLNTFKGHKAGIWGIAFTPDGKIVASGSVDASIKLWKLDGTEVTTLTGHTAAIRVVAISPDGTLLVSGGDDNTLILWNLQRILNLDVLNYGCTLVQDYLKTNTTVEEGDRSLCNMPKFK